From Magnolia sinica isolate HGM2019 chromosome 13, MsV1, whole genome shotgun sequence, one genomic window encodes:
- the LOC131223685 gene encoding endochitinase-like yields MYYLYKGKMRACALAFLFISSLLCVFAQQRCGRDFGGALCSGGLCCSQFGFCGTTPEYCTTGCQSQCTGSTPSPSTPSGGGTGVGSLISQSLFDQILKHRSDSACRGSFYTYNAFITAANSFNGFATVGDTNTRKRELAAFLAQTSHETTGGWASAPDGPYAWGYCFIQEQGNPGDYCTPNAQWPCAPGKKYYGRGPIQLSHNYNYGPAGRAIGVDLLNNPDLVATDPVISFKTALWFWMTPQSPKPSSHSVITGGWSPSAADRAAGRLPGFGVITNIINGGIECGKGQNDRVANRIGFYRRYCDILGVSYGDNLDCYNQRPFA; encoded by the exons ATGTACTATCTCTACAAAGGAAAGATGAGGGCTTGTGCATTGGCTTTTCTCTTCATATCCTCTTTGTTGTGTGTCTTTGCACAACAACGTTGTGGCAGAGACTTTGGTGGAGCTCTATGCTCAGGCGGCCTTTGTTGCAGCCAATTTGGCTTCTGTGGTACCACGCCTGAGTACTGCACCACTGGCTGCCAGAGCCAATGCACGGGTTCCACTCCTTCTCCATCCACTCCATCTGGTGGCGGGACCGGCGTCGGCTCCCTCATCAGTCAATCTCTCTTTGATCAGATTCTGAAGCACCGTTCAGATTCAGCATGCCGCGGCAGCTTCTACACTTACAATGCTTTCATAACTGCTGCGAATTCCTTCAATGGATTTGCTACTGTAGGCGACACGAACACCCGTAAGAGGGAGCTTGCAGCGTTCTTGGCTCAAACCTCACATGAAACTACTG GCGGATGGGCAAGCGCACCGGACGGCCCATATGCTTGGGGATATTGTTTTATTCAGGAACAGGGCAATCCAGGAGACTATTGTACTCCAAACGCGCAATGGCCATGCGCTCCGGGTAAAAAATACTACGGCCGAGGACCCATCCAACTCTCACA CAACTACAACTACGGGCCAGCAGGGAGAGCCATAGGGGTCGACCTCCTCAACAACCCTGATCTCGTTGCTACTGATCCAGTTATCTCATTCAAGACCGCTCTATGGTTTTGGATGACCCCACAATCACCCAAACCATCATCCCACAGTGTCATCACCGGTGGATGGTCACCATCCGCTGCCGATAGGGCTGCCGGTCGGCTTCCTGGCTTTGGTGTCATCACCAACATCATCAATGGCGGTATTGAGTGTGGCAAAGGACAGAATGACAGAGTAGCTAACCGTATCGGATTCTACAGGAGGTACTGCGATATCCTGGGCGTGAGTTATGGGGACAACCTCGACTGCTATAATCAAAGGCCATTTGCTTAG